One Triticum dicoccoides isolate Atlit2015 ecotype Zavitan chromosome 5B, WEW_v2.0, whole genome shotgun sequence genomic window carries:
- the LOC119309134 gene encoding wall-associated receptor kinase 4-like, whose translation MKFFDRLPLATASKSFVLASPSLIQRSRDRSYSIVRCKDARPSGTSLSILHNHSSSWEPDPVKIGNFSIKAAEARVWLPVAWQCYDSSGKPSRSDYRNLEFNKGGVYRISNAKSNLFVLGCKTTGYLASQPDQGSGESTSYAQFTGCLCYCNNSQSAVNGACSGVGCCHVGIPPDLTDNWVAFMSYDNTDKVNFSPCDYAFVAEKKHYTFNTTDLKRALRQNTWGWEMPVVVDWAIRDSPTCKEARKKEGYACISSNSLCLNSTNGPGYICNCRRGYKGNLYIVDGCTDINECEHLDHYSCKGVCTNRQGSYECTCPKHTHSADPYKEVCSPNFPTNAKIIVGAIGGMLVMVIMVFFWLLIEEKRKMKEQFEKNGGPTLEKLNNIKLFKKEDIRKIQKSSNMIGSGGFGKVYKGCIGDNNELVAVKEPINVNSANKGQFANEIIIQSRVIHRNILKLVGCCLQVEVPIFVYEFVPNGCLHDILHNGSRMHLDMCKRLKIAAESAEGLAYMHSKTTTTILHGDVKAANILLNDEFTPKISDFGISRLIVTDMQHTGNVIGDMSYMDPVLLQTGLLTKKSDVYSFGVVLLELITRKKASHSDKNSLLRNFLDAYTKDKSVIELVDKELAEVDREILDNLGEMIMQCLNLDVNQRPKMTDVAERLRDMVKRFNAQWNDQLDDHVVSQ comes from the exons ATGAAGTTCTTCGACCGCCTACCATTGGCAACTGCCTCGAAAAGCTTTGTATTGGCATCACCCTCCTTAATCCAGCGCAGCCGTGACCGTTCCTACTCGATTGTGCGCTGCAAGGATGCCAGACCCAGTGGCACCAGTTTGAGCATTCTTCATAACCATAGCTCCTCCTGG GAACCGGATCCTGTTAAGATCGGCAACTTCTCCATCAAGGCGGCTGAGGCCCGCGTGTGGCTGCCTGTAGCGTGGCAGTGCTACGACTCCTCCGGCAAGCCGAGTAGGTCAGACTACAGGAACCTAGAGTTCAACAAAGGGGGCGTGTACCGCATCTCCAACGCCAAGAGCAACCTCTTTGTCCTGGGCTGCAAAACCACGGGCTACCTCGCGAGCCAGCCGGACCAGGGCTCCGGCGAAAGCACGTCTTACGCCCAGTTCACCGGCTGCCTCTGCTACTGCAACAACTCCCAGAGCGCGGTGAACGGTGCCTGCTCCGGGGTAGGCTGCTGCCACGTAGGCATTCCGCCGGACCTCACCGACAACTGGGTGGCCTTCATGAGCTACGACAACACCGACAAGGTCAACTTCAGCCCCTGCGATTATGCGTTTGTGGCGGAGAAAAAACATTACACCTTCAACACCACCGACCTCAAGAGGGCACTGCGCCAGAACACCTGGGGCTGGGAGATGCCGGTGGTCGTCGACTGGGCCATCCGCGACAGCCCCACCTGCAAGGaggcaaggaagaaggaggggtacGCCTGCATAAGCTCCAACAGTCTCTGCCTCAACTCTACCAATGGACCTGGATACATCTGCAACTGCCGCCGAGGCTACAAGGGCAACCTCTATATTGTTGATGGTTGTACCG ATATAAATGAGTGTGAGCATCTTGACCACTACTCTTGCAAGGGAGTGTGCACGAACAGACAAGGTTCTTACGAATGTACATGCCCCAAACATACACACAGTGCTGATCCGTACAAAGAAGTATGCAGCCCGAATTTTCCAACCAACGCAAAGATCATTGTAG GTGCAATAGGGGGCATGTTAGTTATGGTAATTATGGTCTTCTTCTGGCTTCTTATTGAAGAGAAAAGAAAGATGAAAGAACAGTTTGAAAAGAATGGCGGACCTACATTGGAAAAGCTCAATAATATAAAGCTATTCAAAAAGGAAGACATCAGGAAAATTCAGAAAAGTAGCAACATGATTGGAAGCGGTGGTTTTGGTAAGGTTTATAAGGGGTGCATTGGCgataataatgagttagttgcagtgaAGGAGCCCATCAATGTTAACTCAGCAAACAAGGGTCAATTTGCAAATGAGATCATCATTCAGTCTCGAGTCATTCACAGGAACATTTTGAAGCTCGTAGGTTGTTGCTTACAAGTTGAAGTCCCAATCTTTGTCTATGAGTTTGTACCTAATGGTTGCCTTCATGACATTCTCCATAATGGTAGCAGGATGCATCTCGATATGTGTAAACGTCTAAAAATTGCTGCTGAATCGGCGGAAGGTCTAGCTTATATGCATTCAAAAACCACTACCACAATCCTCCATGGTGATGTTAAAGCAGCAAATATACTTCTGAATGACGAGTTCACACCAAAGATCTCAGACTTTGGTATATCAAGGTTAATTGTTACAGATATGCAACACACTGGAAATGTTATTGGTGACATGAGTTATATGGATCCAGTTCTTCTACAAACAGGATTACTAACCAAGAAGAGTGATGTCTATAGTTTTGGGGTTGTGCTCTTGGAGCTCATTACAAGGAAGAAGGCATCACATTCTGACAAGAACAGCTTATTGAGGAACTTTCTTGATGCTTACACGAAGGACAAGTCTGTGATTGAGCTCGTGGACAAGGAACTTGCAGAGGTAGATCGAGAGATTCTTGATAATTTAGGAGAGATGATTATGCAATGTCTAAATCTTGATGTCAATCAGAGACCGAAGATGACAGATGTTGCAGAGCGTCTTCGTGACATGGTTAAGAGGTTTAATGCCCAATGGAATGATCAACTGGATGATCATGTGGTTTCGCAGTAA